The Episyrphus balteatus chromosome 3, idEpiBalt1.1, whole genome shotgun sequence genome segment TCAATTGCAGGCATAATTTTGCATTGCACATCAATGTCGTGAAGAATTTTCGCTGTTGTCGAAATCATTGCTGCAATTTCATGACGAATCCATAAATTTGGATGACAGAGATAGCAAGCAGATTCGGCTATGATTTCAGTGACTGCTGGTTTTCGAATGTGACCTAATTCGATGAGAATGTTCACAGCTCGAATGGCTTTGGCAATGACAAATTCTTCGCGATCAGTGAAACCCTTGATTTAAATGAATATTAATTGTTAATgagaaggtttaaaaaaaaaaagataggaaACTTACTTGTTGTAGAAGAGGCACTAAAATATCAGATGCTTGCCATCCAACATATCCTGCTACGCCAGAAATGTTATCGTAAAAAGCTCCTCGGAGGTTTTTATCTTCATCGTTGAGGAAAGTCATGATGTGTGATAGAACGACGTCGTTGGCTTGAAATaggaaaagtttaattaattagAAGAATATTGTCCGAAAATTTCACACTTATCGAGAAAATAGTTTCGTAGAAATTAGCGTAAAAACGTCCATACTTGTTTTAAATGGATTCTAAAACACGGTTTTCTCAAAACCGTGTTTTCAAAGTCGTAAGCTACATGTTCTTTAAAATTGcacaattttctcaaattttaagaTTCTTCTTTGATGATTATGAGGATTAATCCACATCCGAATTCAACTTACCTTTCTCTTTTCCAAAAAACGCACACAAATCACAAATCCCCGATTCCATTAATGATTGCTTTACAATCGGCTTGGAATCAGTGAGTAAACTCAAAACAGTCTGTTGTATAATTTCATGTAGTGCATTCAATTCAGCTTGATAACGTCTAAATGGCATTTCACTTGGTGTATTTCTTTGTGtttcttccaaaaaataaattgcaatttttgcaagtttagcttgaaaacaaaaataatttagtcattgaaagtaaaatatttcatcaaaataacttacaaatatttttagCAAAAGCAACCCGAACAATAACCGCAGCTTGTTCGCTCGAAAGTTTTGCTATCGATGGCAAAATGTATTCAGGAAAAACATTTGCATCACTTCTTGGTATTTCCTTCACAAGTCCCAAACAAGTTGTCAGTGTTTCAATAGCTTGAACTTGAACTTTTGCAGATGAAAATTGAGCCAAGTGTaacttgaaaaatagaaaaaagttaataaaatatcaaaggaACTTCTTAACAAACAAGTTTCCTTACGATATAAGGCAAAATTCTATCAAGAATTGTCTCCGATGTTGTgtattttgagagtttttgcaaaatttccaaacaacaaattttactaTTTGAATATTGAAGACCTCTAATGCATGAAGTCACCACAGTTATGATCAAAATCAGTCCATCTTGTTCTTGGGATGCACTTTTCGTCGATTCTGTGTCACTATCTGGTTGATTCTCTTCTAATTCCGGGTCATCGTCATTGGTCAATGGGCGGTTGGTAAGTACTTTAATGCAATGATTTATGTCCGAGTGGAGGCGCATAATTTTGTCATCGGGAGACATAATTGGTGCTGATGAAAACATCTGCAAGTAGGACTGAAGGAAGGAGTAGAAATATTCGGGAAACAAACGACCACGCTCTTGGTCCAAGTAGTCCTCTGCACTTCGACGATTAATAGAATTCAAGTTGATCATTGAAGCGAGTAGGTTTCTAAGATTTTCATTCTCAATTCCAGATAAATGCTTTTCAACTAGCTCCCGTTCTCCTCGTCGGTACGCTAAAAGCTGAGAGAGCTCAAATGGTGCTGTACCTTCTGTCCATAGTTCAAGAAGTGCACACctgaaaaaatttcaagaagTTTCAAACACTTGTTGAAAGTTCAGTTTCTTAAAATCAAGACGAAGTTTTTATCTCCTATGGAGTCAGGACTTAAAATAGTAAAAACTACCTTTGTTTCCAAATTGGACCCTAAGAGCCCcacacactacaaactttctatcggtcGACAGTTTAGTCGGTGTCTTAAATAGTGTGAAAATGTATGAAAGCGGGTACACTACAATGATTgagtatcggccgatcaaaaagtttgtttgatcgaaaaaaaagttcgttTTGCTATACAATaaccttcaaactaaaatatttcctacCTAATCGACTATTTAGTCggctgcctgtgcgcacactaggagcccaacctggctaaactatcggccgatagaaagtctgtagtgcGCCAAAACGAATGCTATTTTAGActgattcaataaaaaataatttttttttttcagagttaggtatatcgaaaatattgttggacgaaatgacgaaaaaaatactgtaaaagttacagcccttaattttaatattaagtactgccgcatcgcaaatttctatttcccataaatgatttacatgggaaagattttgtttttgagtttggaattttataaatttttaatggttcatcaaaaagacTAAAtgtaatcattttcttgtataaaattgaacgctctacaaatttagaaaattttgaaaagtaaaaaaatgtttttataattttgttttaactttgacctcgaatatctttcaaatggttagattaatgaaaaaagtttctGAGGcctttttttgtggagcaatctgtttcctacaagaatatgtcttgccgTTTGATTatcataatttttcaatttgttacaaaattaagaacaaatatcttttaaacggttagataaaagaaaaaagtgtacaaTGCCTTtattgtagagcgttcaatttcctacaagaaaacaGATCAAACTATGACGCTTACATTCCTCGTAGttggttaaataaaaatttcaataaatactcTGTTTTTATTGGTTCTACTTATAATAATCTTAAATCTGAATCTGCTTTGAGTAGTTgaaattttgttataattatatttagatgtaattcaatttttcttaattttagaGTTCGTatttaacatattaaataaGACATAAAGACTTACCCTGCCGAAAAGATATCCATCGCTGGCAAGAGAGTATTCCCCGAGTAATACGACCCCAATCGAACCAGCGAATCAGTGGGAAGCATTGACTCAGATACACTTCCCTCTGCATCATCAGAAGTCATAGTCTTTACGAATCTTTCGGGAGCTATGTAGCAAGTTCGTCGACGACTTGTATCGAAGAAGTAAGTATAATCAGCTGGATTGTCCTCAGGAAGGTAAGTAGGCTTGAACGAAGCAAAGTCCGAGAGTAGAATCCAATTCCACGATGTAATGAGTATATTTTCCAACTTTATATCACCGTGGCAAATCTTTTGCTTATGACATTGATTCAAAGCGCAAAGAATTTGAAAAGTTATCCATTTCTTTTCGAGAATTGTTAGGAATGGTCGTGTGGATACACGATCATAGAGACTATGTTTAACAAATTCTCTCATAATGTAAGCTGCCTTGTCAGTTATCTTGAAGGAAAATTTAGTAAAACCTATTAGTGGAGTGTCGTAagatttatacctcggaatcaaGGGAAAGTCAATGAATCTTTATATAAACTTTGGAATTGTGTTTTTAATAGTTTATagaaaaatgctttaaaaaaatttggtccgctcataaattttaatagtttttatatacagggtgtcccaaaagttaacgtcgaaacgaaaacggtagatagggtaggttgtgacagttatcagaaaaataataaaaaaaaatcgcagccacatattttgggagttgtgggcatttgaaaaaaagtcgaaaaaatggtcaccctgtgacggtttttcatgtgccgtgactacaaatcctaatttttctcattttttccttttgttacagaaccttgaataaccctcaaatgcattcaaaaattttaactcagctgcatcagttttaaagaaaatattacttttttacccaacttagtactaaaaaattttacatgacataaaTTCactgagccgtagtgtaaaaaaaatgcacaacgatgtttcggcaagttgccttaaaagttggtgtgttcaattctcttttcaaaatggtataacattgttgggaatatttcataaataaccaagataaaattttttttcttaagaaatccgacttttttttaggtaatttttccatattatttaagtttttgtattctgaaaggttctgaaagggtatcatcgattttaaagttaaaaatagccgaaaaaaattttaaaaaactcattttatactatttttgtccagactgtgaatttaaataaaaaaaaattactcacacaaaaaactgcctcaattgattccttatcaaacagtgaaaactatatatttctatgtcttctagtttttgagaaaattgaaaaattattttatcagatttttcttttttcaaaatattttttgttttttattgtttttatttttcaattctattctgatgaaaaggagtgtataagctttaaaatactgtttcaaataaaaagatatctttaaTAGAAAAGTTTTGAGaagcaaagctataataacataaaaatcaaatcaccatggatttacttttttacaGTCCTAGAGAGCATCCTCAAAAAGTTTGAAGCAAAATCTAAATAAAggcagcaattccgattgaacgtTTTCATACGAAATGACTCAGCTGtacttatttttcaataaagttgttaaaaattgttgtaatcgagagcagATTCACAGACTTTCCCTTGTTTCcgagattttcaaatttttgttctttacggAACTTACCTCAACTCTTTGAAATGGAAGACAATTAACCGAATTAGCTAGtgtctttttaatttgttcaactCTGTCCTTGTGGTCTTCCAGAGGCAAAGTTGGATCGTGTTTTACAAAGACTTTTACAACAATTAAACCTTCTTCGGATTTTGCTTTGGCAACTTTAAAGAATCGTGTACTTCCCATGCTTTTGGGaatatttaaattaacaatattttaatatttaataagaaaacaaaacttaCTTGGAATCGAAAACAATTTCTGTACCAAATGTTCCTGAGAAATAATGTTCAACAGGAAATATTTGCGACGGGGCTATACCAACTAATTGATTACCCATGGTTAtagtttggtgtttttttttaattcttatagttattaattatttgtttaatattcaatttaataaaagaaaaataggcgtattttatgtattttgttttttttttttttttgcaaaatcagctgctaaaaattttcttcttttatcaACAAAACAAGAGTTTGACAGATATGATAtgaaatgcaaaatgcaaaatatgaaGTATATATCTGTCTCACTcttgttatttattttgttattaaaatcaGGGATGTTATATGAAGTGGTGAAATCATTAAAATGAATGCGCTCAGGTATTATTGTACATATTTGAAACGAAAAATAATCGGCTTTTTTTCTTACTGTGGTGAGTATATTTAAATGTATCACAACTTCGACAAGAGACAAGAGCAAAtaataatgaattaaaatatagtttttatacttttatacaATGTTTAAAACAAAtccttattataaaataatgtacCAAAGTAGTGACTGCAACAAAAAAGGAAACCGCAGCGTTATTTTATAGCACGTAAGTATAGCGTGGTGAATAAAATTTCTATGCAGAGCTGGTTGGTTCTGTTTGGAGGTGGTTGACTATACTCAGGAGTAGAAAATGCTAAACAATATGTTTATGTAGTACTACGACTTCCAAAAGAACGGGGATTTGGGGAATGGTTAAGGTAAAATGCATCCGCTAGTTGTGATTACATTTTGAAGATTTTAGTAAATCTGCGCACGAGAAATGTTTTGCGTTAAGCCTGGTATGCAGCTCgaactaaattttagctcccatacaaattatagaaaatttttagcagagctaaaatggatcccatacaaattatcgacaacttgtatggaaattttatctcggctaaaatttagctcaaaCTACTGCGTACCAGACTTTAACACGAAAATGTACTTTTAAAGTTATAGGtacttaatacaaaaatttaattttcataaagaaATCTCAAAGGGATTAACAAGTGTAGCACACCATCTAGTTATTAATGTGATGCAATAATTTGTTATAGTATGAACCCACTTAGTGAATTTCAagatttaaccaacattttaacgcaattcggaCGCAGCCTCAAAGCCATAACCAAACGAAtatatcaaaaaagaaataatttacacataaaacgaaattcaaaaatttttcaccaatccattttcaaaaaatttatttaaaaaaaaaatgtttgaaatattttttataaacccaaaaatgtggtttttgaaaattttctaaaattttaatattacctttacctttttttttgaaatcgggttaatcttgtacgagatattcagaaacaaaaaaaaaaccgttctataacggtacaaaaaataattttttttatttcaaaggtactcttatgtgtaatacatAATACTGCACACAcagttttaaatcaaaatcgttagatccgtttttgaaaaaaaaattacttttctatttccgttatggcaggtaccgttagttttggtcaaaacttttatctcgagttcgattttttttacgaatcctaaaaaGCACTATTCTATAAAGCAAGtgatatagtacctacatatatcgcaagtaaaaatgaaaatcttcattttaaataattccTGCTTATATTTGATATTTGAACACATGTTAGACAGAAATATATCTGAAATGATAAAAACCATGCATTAAAAATGATGCCCCAGAGCTCCGTCACTCTAGTACATTATTATATTAAtgtacaacatttttaaaagattcgGAAAGATTCGGTTGGTGTATAGCCATAGCAAGAGCAGAAAGGAAATGaactgtaaattttttttaattgcattttattgcatactttttacagatatgtaactttttttagatttgtCCTCCAGTGATAAGCTGTCACTGTGTCACTGGCTTCCACATAGCCATAAtactaaattttaagttttcgaaaatccaatttttgaattaaaaaatatatttttttgacaatgggttgatgatttttttcgaaattttgtttttatatgtattagaatgtcatacaatttttgtttaaattttttacaaaggtGTACAAAATGTTGACGGTtcttatccgaattaaaaaggtttgaatctaaaaaataaaaggagttgtttttaaatatctcctcaataaaaaaaaatcccttagGAAGTAGGAACACAATTAATTCTGTGGCAACAAGGAATAACAACACAAGTCAACTTATgtcgaaattgagttttttttacaaaatctgaTGCACAATAAGTGATTCCatctaccatatttttttcgtaattttatcTTGAGCGGTTTTATGAATTACAGGTAAAAGAAAAACGACATTAGCATTGATTTGTAATGggaagccaaactttcaaaacgctcgctctcctgaaaagttgtaaaaactgacttatgttgtttttgCTTGTTGCCACAGAATAATAAAAGTGGACTAAATTACCGctaaaaaaacggttaaaactGGTATACAACAAGACATAATTTAAAGCTTAGACATCATTTCAAAGCAAAATTACATTATATGGACGCTTTCAACTGTTTCTACCTATTTGGAATTTCAAGTatcaagtaaaaataaacaatgcAATGCTTTCCTTAACCTGTACACAAGTtgaatttgaatattaaatGTTGGGTTCTATCTCAATTTTCCGACTATTCTTTTTGTTGCCTAATATGAAATGATTTACTAttgataatttttaatttaaaaaaaaaaaaacatttaatttctttttgttcTATATGTAGAATTGGTCATAATCCTTTAAAAATTACAATCCTATCTACAAAACAAGTGtgctcaaataaataaaaacaaacttccattattgtttgcatttttaaatgattattgcacatttttatttcctcttttaaagtaaaatcattataataataaaatatattcacaaaatatcgaatttttatacatatcttTATACctctacaaaatttattaataaaattattaaaacaaaatattaataatgtCAGCAAAACCtctcaattgatttttcaaacacaaaatcaaaaacaaaagaaaaaaaacaatttttgcctttttaatccaaaatagttataatTCATTCATTCTATCGTTATTGAGTGCACTATCAAAAAAAACTGTGATTTATAGATGACATTTCAAACGgaactcaaaacatttttttatctctTCTCTTCTAACAATAAGCGacagaataaatttattaaataatactaaattcaaattaaagacaaaaatatataagctttttattttttgtttttagtaatTGATTAATTCAAAAATCAGCCCAAAACCAAACCTGTGCGAAgtgagaaatctaaaaaaaagtttaaatacttgctaaagctaaaaaaaacatttagaagaaaccaaaaaacacatttttttttcttttttaattatttaaattcatttttcatttcgtaaaaaatatgaaataaaaataaaaataaaaaaaaaaaaaaaacaaaaaatcccatAAAGTTTCCTATATACATAAATTCCTGGAaactatttaacttttttgtggTACATAAGTCGTATTTAATATTATATAAGGCATCATAAAAATCATATACACAATTATATCGGCcacaaatggtatttttttttttatagtttcatGTTTCACATGAAGATGGCGTTGTTGTTTGtgtgaatttatttattaagtattttGGTGAAGtagcaacaaaaaacaaaatgttttttataaaatttatatttaatttttaatttaatttctttttttttcgtgttttgttttttaaataaaattatatcttttttttattaagagttgttgttgttttccttcTCGATGATGAAAGCTGAAGTAGATGTAGCAGAAACAAtaattaagtaaataaataaatggatGGATATAACATCAATGGAGAAGgatcttgttgttgttgtttttattcgt includes the following:
- the LOC129914786 gene encoding phosphoinositide 3-kinase regulatory subunit 4; the protein is MGNQLVGIAPSQIFPVEHYFSGTFGTEIVFDSNMGSTRFFKVAKAKSEEGLIVVKVFVKHDPTLPLEDHKDRVEQIKKTLANSVNCLPFQRVEITDKAAYIMREFVKHSLYDRVSTRPFLTILEKKWITFQILCALNQCHKQKICHGDIKLENILITSWNWILLSDFASFKPTYLPEDNPADYTYFFDTSRRRTCYIAPERFVKTMTSDDAEGSVSESMLPTDSLVRLGSYYSGNTLLPAMDIFSAGCALLELWTEGTAPFELSQLLAYRRGERELVEKHLSGIENENLRNLLASMINLNSINRRSAEDYLDQERGRLFPEYFYSFLQSYLQMFSSAPIMSPDDKIMRLHSDINHCIKVLTNRPLTNDDDPELEENQPDSDTESTKSASQEQDGLILIITVVTSCIRGLQYSNSKICCLEILQKLSKYTTSETILDRILPYILHLAQFSSAKVQVQAIETLTTCLGLVKEIPRSDANVFPEYILPSIAKLSSEQAAVIVRVAFAKNISKLAKIAIYFLEETQRNTPSEMPFRRYQAELNALHEIIQQTVLSLLTDSKPIVKQSLMESGICDLCAFFGKEKANDVVLSHIMTFLNDEDKNLRGAFYDNISGVAGYVGWQASDILVPLLQQGFTDREEFVIAKAIRAVNILIELGHIRKPAVTEIIAESACYLCHPNLWIRHEIAAMISTTAKILHDIDVQCKIMPAIEKFLRTPLIQVEMPELLLDSLLPPVPRIIYDSVVKYSEIQKFVATLEDRKNVRQNTPEGMLPQYDEVGTSLKNLFRRLISEGLNQEIEMQLLEMKAFILKVKHKHSELKEQSQNGRIRLDREDILCHDYPLADKSSKMDLRNKKRQDGDPNSNLEWQHIYNDGHSAAASPSGDLNISPVQAGSPSVGQIPPTAAASLGEYTIPERNLWTERPSECRFDVDKLRNKIKGRYNATQSYHHERGSSPYPPGWRMNGTIIAHLYEHRGSVIKMTSLKPHGAVFASGSIDGTVRLWDCNKLYGHHGINKSRQVYVANTPIYSLAACDGGQSLAVGGKDGSLLIMRIDRNSSKMTLQHAIHTNENEPNDGPVVDMQTYEQSSPSVIIYATLYGAIVAWDTRMQSIAWRLQNELRHGVITAICADPTGSWLAAGTSGGKHICWDLRFQLPIAEIKHPSDSWIRKVACHPTEPSCLISATQSNNEVSIWNIETGHRQTVLWASNAPVLSNTSLNDPSTSCGILAGVVDKSPFVLTGSSDQRIRYWDLMSPKNSALIVPSAKDNLADVSFTYSSRLTDGSQVIEENIISLATTDLGSLRASTEETPRSGPEMPSHSHHDAITDLLMCKNDKQQVFIVSAARDGVIKLWK